In the genome of Meles meles chromosome 2, mMelMel3.1 paternal haplotype, whole genome shotgun sequence, one region contains:
- the GNRHR gene encoding gonadotropin-releasing hormone receptor isoform X2 gives MASASPEQNQNHCSAVNSSNPLVQGNLPTLTVSGKIRVTVTFFLFLLSASFNASFLLKLQKWTQKKEKGRKLSRMKVLLKHLTLANLLETLIVMPLDGMWNITVQWYAGEFLCKVLSYLKLFSMYAPAFMMVVISLDRSLAITRPLAMKSNGIGQSMIGLAWLLSGILAGPQLPLPHPSSHHVNLQRKNHLHPDTGPSSGSPQAPTESIQE, from the exons GAATCAAAATCACTGCTCAGCGGTAAACAGCAGCAACCCGCTGGTGCAGGGCAACCTCCCCACCCTGACCGTATCTGGAAAGATCCGAGTGACagttactttcttcctttttctactCTCTGCAAGTTTTAATGCTTCTTTCCTGCTGAAACTTCAGAAGTGGactcaaaagaaagagaaagggagaaagctgTCGAGAATGAAGGTGCTTTTAAAACATCTGACCTTAGCCAAcctgttggagactctgattgtCATGCCGCTGGATGGAATGTGGAACATTACGGTCCAGTGGTATGCCGGAGAGTTCCTCTGCAAAGTCCTCAGCTACCTGAAGCTTTTCTCCATGTATGCCCCAGCCTTCATGATGGTAGTGATCAGCCTGGACCGCTCCCTGGCCATCACGAGGCCTCTAGCTATGAAAAGCAATGGCATTGGACAGTCCATGATTGGCTTGGCCTGGCTCCTCAGTGGTATCTTGGCTGGACCACAG CTGCCTCTTCCTCATCCCTCTTCTCATCACGTTAATCTGCAACGCAAAAATCATCTTCACCCTGACACGGGTCCTTCATCAGGATCCCCACA AGCTCCAACTGAATCAATCCAAGAATAA
- the GNRHR gene encoding gonadotropin-releasing hormone receptor isoform X1, which translates to MASASPEQNQNHCSAVNSSNPLVQGNLPTLTVSGKIRVTVTFFLFLLSASFNASFLLKLQKWTQKKEKGRKLSRMKVLLKHLTLANLLETLIVMPLDGMWNITVQWYAGEFLCKVLSYLKLFSMYAPAFMMVVISLDRSLAITRPLAMKSNGIGQSMIGLAWLLSGILAGPQLYIFRMIHLADSSGQTEGFSQCVTHCSFPQWWHQAFYNFFTFSCLFLIPLLITLICNAKIIFTLTRVLHQDPHKLQLNQSKNNIPRARLRTLKMTVAFAASFTVCWTPYYVLGIWYWFDPEMVNRVSDPVSHFFFLFALLNPCFDPLIYGYFSL; encoded by the exons GAATCAAAATCACTGCTCAGCGGTAAACAGCAGCAACCCGCTGGTGCAGGGCAACCTCCCCACCCTGACCGTATCTGGAAAGATCCGAGTGACagttactttcttcctttttctactCTCTGCAAGTTTTAATGCTTCTTTCCTGCTGAAACTTCAGAAGTGGactcaaaagaaagagaaagggagaaagctgTCGAGAATGAAGGTGCTTTTAAAACATCTGACCTTAGCCAAcctgttggagactctgattgtCATGCCGCTGGATGGAATGTGGAACATTACGGTCCAGTGGTATGCCGGAGAGTTCCTCTGCAAAGTCCTCAGCTACCTGAAGCTTTTCTCCATGTATGCCCCAGCCTTCATGATGGTAGTGATCAGCCTGGACCGCTCCCTGGCCATCACGAGGCCTCTAGCTATGAAAAGCAATGGCATTGGACAGTCCATGATTGGCTTGGCCTGGCTCCTCAGTGGTATCTTGGCTGGACCACAG TTATATATCTTCAGGATGATCCACTTAGCCGATAGCTCTGGACAGACAGAAGGTTTCTCTCAGTGTGTGACACACTGCAGTTTCCCGCAATGGTGGCATCAAGCCTTTTATAACTTCTTCACCTTCAGCTGCCTCTTCCTCATCCCTCTTCTCATCACGTTAATCTGCAACGCAAAAATCATCTTCACCCTGACACGGGTCCTTCATCAGGATCCCCACA AGCTCCAACTGAATCAATCCAAGAATAATATACCAAGAGCTCGGCTGAGGACCCTAAAGATGACGGTTGCATTTGCCGCCTCATTTACTGTCTGCTGGACTCCCTACTATGTCCTAGGAATTTGGTACTGGTTTGATCCGGAAATGGTAAACAGGGTGTCAGACCCAGTAAGtcacttcttcttcctcttcgcTCTTCTAAATCCCTGCTTTGATCCCCTTATATATGGGTATTTCTCTCTGTGA